A genomic segment from Oxyura jamaicensis isolate SHBP4307 breed ruddy duck chromosome 3 unlocalized genomic scaffold, BPBGC_Ojam_1.0 oxy3_random_OJ106574, whole genome shotgun sequence encodes:
- the LOC118157164 gene encoding forkhead box protein A2-like — protein MHSTSSMLGAVKMEGHEHTDWSNYYGEPESYSSVSNMNAGLGMNSMNTYMTMSAMSTTANMTAATSMNMSYANTGMSPSLTGMSPGAGAMPGMGSAGVAGMGAHLSPSMSPMGGQAGSMNALAPYTNMNSMSPIYGQSNLNRSRDPKTYRRSYTHAKPPYSYISLITMAIQQSPNKMLTLSEIYQWIMDLFPFYRQNQQRWQNSIRHSLSFNDCFLKVPRSPDKPGKGSFWTLHPDSGNMFENGCYLRRQKRFKCEKQLAAKDSGGAGSGAGGGGKKGPGQPPSQPLGEGSSSGGSEGSASVESPASASPCQDHKRTLADLKGTAGLSPGEPAASPAQHLLAPPHAGLPHDAHLKPEHHYAFNHPFSINNLMSSSEQQHHHPHHHHHHHHKMDLKAYEQVMHYSGYASPMPGSLAMGPVTNKNGLESSPLAGETSYYQGVYSRPIMNSS, from the coding sequence AGCTACTCCTCAGTGAGCAACATGAATGCGGGGCTGGGCATGAACAGCATGAACACGTACATGACCATGTCGGCCATGAGCACCACAGCCAACATGACGGCTGCCACCTCCATGAACATGTCCTATGCCAACACAGGCATGAGCCCCTCGCTCACTGGCATGTCCCCGGGTGCAGGGGCCATGCCCGGCATGGGCTCGGCTGGTGTGGCGGGGATGGGTGCCCACCTGAGCCCCAGCATGAGCCCAATGGGGGGCCAAGCAGGCTCCATGAACGCCCTGGCCCCCTACACCAACATGAACTCCATGAGCCCCATCTATGGGCAGTCCAACCTCAACCGCTCGCGGGACCCCAAGACCTACCGGCGGAGCTACACGCATGCCAAGCCACCCTACTCCTACATCTCCCTCATCACCATGGCCATCCAGCAATCGCCCAACAAGATGCTGACACTGAGCGAGATCTACCAGTGGATCATGGACCTCTTCCCCTTCTACCGCCAGAACCAGCAGCGCTGGCAGAACAGCATCCGCCACTCACTCTCCTTCAACGACTGCTTCCTCAAGGTGCCCCGCTCCCCAGACAAGCCGGGCAAAGGCTCCTTCTGGACTCTGCACCCCGACTCGGGCAACATGTTTGAGAACGGCTGCTACTTGCGCCGCCAGAAGCGCTTCAAGTGCGAGAAGCAGCTGGCCGCCAAGGAcagcggcggggcgggcagcggggcaggTGGTGGGGGCAAGAAGGGGCCTGGGCAGCCACCGAGCCAGCCCCTGGGGGAAGGCAGCTCCTCGGGTGGCTCCGAGGGCTCAGCCAGCGTTGAGTCCCcggccagtgcctcaccatgcCAGGACCACAAGCGCACCCTGGCCGACCTGAAGGGCACggcggggctgagccctggggagccagCGGCGTCGCCAGCGCAGCACCTCCTGGCCCCCCCGCACGCTGGCCTGCCCCATGACGCCCACCTCAAGCCCGAGCACCACTACGCCTTCAACCACCCCTTCTCCATCAACAACCTGATGTCCTCCTccgagcagcagcaccaccacccgcaccaccaccatcaccaccaccacaaaatgGACCTCAAGGCCTATGAGCAGGTGATGCACTACTCGGGCTACGCCTCACCCATGCCTGGCAGCCTGGCCATGGGGCCTGTAACGAACAAAAATGGCTTAGAGTCCTCCCCTTTAGCCGGAGAGACTTCTTACTACCAAGGTGTGTATTCCCGGCCCATCATGAACTCCTCCTAA